GTACCTCTTCTTTTGCGCTTTTTcctggaaggggggggggggtatgtgggGGCAAAATTACAGCCTCTGTAAATTTCCTTAGTCGTCTCCAGGATGTTTGGAGAAAATGATTCTACAGAAATCGTTGGTTGCGCTCCCGTGGCTAGAGATTGAGTTGTGCCTGTCCACATCAGCAGCTTAGCATCCTTGAAGTTTGAGATATAACCTGCGATGTTTAGGTAAATTCAAGACTATTTTCGTCGTCGTCTCTTTATATTGGTGCAATAATAAATACGATTAAAATGCAGACAGTGCATGAATGTTACTTAGAAAACTGTTTAAATGTTGATCGTTAACAGTAATGTATAATACGCTCcgtatatggggggggggggggtattctaATCGAAACATTATAGAACATTCGGTGCTGCTTGGTAAAGGAAATATATAATCTCCTGGGGAATATGTAACTCTTGTGAGGAAGTCAGGTGTTTTGAAACATCTCTAAAACGGCAATGATAATGTATTATAGTCATGATAAAGTGTTTGAATTATTATGTCTGTGTGCacgtgagtgtgtgtttgtgtgtgtgtgtgcgtttgatGTGAGTGTTTGCCTTGAGCAAACTATCATGTTCCCGTTTGGCGGGCAGTTTGCGAGAATATTATGTGTCTTTAAAAAGGAAAACGGATTTCGTTTCTTTGGTTAGAAAAAAGAGTCACAATATTAGAATCACATTATCttgcacaatgtttgtgtatactgCATTTCGTCTTTGTATAATGTAAGATtggcattattttgtacaatataTGTGTATCAtgcagtttgtctttgtataatgttttgtttttgtttctgtgaacgtgaattttgagatatgaaattgaacgaaattcgaataaagaattattttaaaaagtGTTCGTGGCGAATCATGTTCGTCATAATAGgtgtgcaaaaaagaaaaaaaaatctggataATCCATGATGGAAAATAATGTATTATCTAACACGCAAGTTACATTGTAAGTCAGGTTGCTTTAAGTGAAATTACCTGTACTCGGCggattttttaaattttcgtaatatataattatgctgAATTTGATTTTTCAGAAAATTTCGCGTACTTGAAACTTCCGCAAAGTTCGGGAGAAGGCAAGATTCTCGAAAGCAAATTGCGCGCGATTCTAAACAATGCATAGAACGCCAATGACAATTTGTTTCATAGTTCATACAgcaagaaacaacaacaacaacaacaaaggtcGGTTCCGATTCGCTAAATTTCATGTCGCGTAAATGACACTGTATTTATGTACATCTATAGGGGAGTATAGTAACAAAAAAGAGGTTTAGAattgtgggtgtttttttttcacatttcatggaactggaaaacatgaacccaatcttgaattccatgatcaacaaagcatttgaaacataTTATAGGCGGTTGAATTAATAAGCGATTTATGAAGAGAAAATGTTGTTGAGTTGTCACATTGTGATGAACGATTCCCAGGGTAGTTACAATTGGGGCTTGCGCATTCAGTAATACAGCATTTATTCACTTttcattttatacattttcatcacaCATTATCTTAACTGTTCGCCCTGGAATGTAGTTTGTGGGAACAGCTGAAtcgcatgattttttttttttttggggggggggggttgttacaAAGGTCAGGGTAatccatgcattttttttccacaattcTACTTTAAAATTAGTATGATTGCAATCATGAGAATTTTAAATCAAATAGGATTTTGCTTTCACTGTTAAATAGACACTCCCCAGCAATATAATGCCTTGATGCACGTATGACTAGTGCTATAGATACATaattctcggtatcgccaatACCTAGGCGCCGTTGCGTGCGCAGAGCAGCATTtgagatgcattatgggatagctcaggGGACAAACTTACCCCGGTTTTGGCTGCCTATGCACTCCGGTCACGTTCCGTCTTTATCcaggagtattttttttttttgattgaagatttcttcgcttaccatcatgtgaccagcacattaaagccttgcagtagtgaatCGTAACTCCagtgaccgcaaatcagtaaaattttgacatttcaaactttgttttttaaagttgaaTTCTAAGCAAAGGAGAAAGCAGCAACGAAAGAAAAGCAAACGAAAATTACATTAAATTGGATGGGAACTTAGGCATGCGCAAGACAACCGGAAGCGACAATGGCACCGAGGAATCCCACAACGCATCTGAGACAGGGCTTTTCTGTGCACTGGCGATAACGATAACAGATGACTACCTTTTCAGGACTTTCAGGATTGTCTACTGTTACTACAGCTCTTGATCAAAATCTAAGTGAATGGCAATTAAGCCTCGTCATGAAATCCTTTTGGGCTTATTGTACCCAAATAGTTCAAAGTCCAAATTGTATTTCTTGTACAGTGCAGACTCATAATTTCGAGGAACAGTTGCAAAATACGACTCTATGATCTGCTTCGACGAACTGTTGGTCGGACTGCTCCCCTTCTGTGAAGGGAACTGGACCACTGAGTCGGCGTCTGTCCGATGAAGGATGTAGGCAGCATCGTCAGATAACGTCTCAAATTTAGCGATTATGTCGAAGTCCGTGAGACACGGGTAACATTGCTTGCTTACTCTGGCCCAGTGACGGTTTTCTTGCCATATTTGCATGGGGCCTGGTTTCGGGTCAATCAGAAATTTGACGAAGTTCGAGAAAGTGAGATCGTAAAGTAAGGTTCCTTGTGGGGTTCGTATCTTCTTTGCGGCTGGACTTGGTTTGGTTCGCTTCGACTTATAACGTCGCTGAATAGAGGCGCCTGCGCGTTCTTGAAATTTGTAGGCCCGCTCGAAAGTAGAGTTTGGCTCAAGCTTGTTCCTAAATGCGGAGAGTAGCCTGGAAAAGGGGTCTCGCACTACAATAAATTTTACATAGTCTTGTAGCATCCGTTCGGCATCAGCTCGCTTGTAAAACGACAAGTACTTCAACTTTTTCGGAGCGACCTTGTTGTTGACAATGGGCTGAGAGAGATCGTAGGGGTCGTCCATAACTCCCCGCAGCACGAGGAGAACCCGCTTCCAGCTTGTTGATGCGATCTTGGGGACTGAACAGTAGATGAGCTTGTATTTTTCATCAACAATAAATCGAGAGAGGTCTTCTTGCATCAAATCATTCACTGAGCCGTTGAGACCGTATTGTTGACATGTCGCGCGGAGGTGCGCCCGGCGTTCCGCCTGGATGAATTCCTGGACGCTGTAGAGGTCATCGTCATGAAGTGTCGAACTGCGTGCATCAGCGAAAAGCCGATTCTGTGACAGGAGAGACAAGTGACACTGCATTACAAGACTACCGGAGTCATTTCTTTTGACGGGGTACATACACTAGTCTTTGACATAAGAATAAGATTTTGGAAATCGTGTTCAAGACCAAGATAGACAAAGATTCAAGCCTGTGATTGCACACCAAATTACAGtcctggttgaggtgaggatttagcttttaacgttttgcgagatattcagaaaccactctatgagatgtcaaagagcatgcaatgctaaggggtatcaaaagtttatttgataaagatCGGacttgaaatggttgagatatccaaaaactatgtgaaacaaagagatcctaataaaaggtttggcctgtcgccttttattattattaccactttttttgatatctcagccatttgaaaaccaattttcatcaaataaacgttgaatccttcttgaaattacatgctctttcgtatttcgtaagaggtttctcattatatcacttaggaatgttataaacctcaatccccacctcaac
The DNA window shown above is from Diadema setosum chromosome 14, eeDiaSeto1, whole genome shotgun sequence and carries:
- the LOC140237922 gene encoding carbohydrate sulfotransferase 13-like; translation: MPSGKQWAATGLVVLVVAINVSVFMPTVLKPTTLVFYAEDESHSDVTDEDTVTTIYPNESSCHDNMKKSHDCATGSHVQANRLFADARSSTLHDDDLYSVQEFIQAERRAHLRATCQQYGLNGSVNDLMQEDLSRFIVDEKYKLIYCSVPKIASTSWKRVLLVLRGVMDDPYDLSQPIVNNKVAPKKLKYLSFYKRADAERMLQDYVKFIVVRDPFSRLLSAFRNKLEPNSTFERAYKFQERAGASIQRRYKSKRTKPSPAAKKIRTPQGTLLYDLTFSNFVKFLIDPKPGPMQIWQENRHWARVSKQCYPCLTDFDIIAKFETLSDDAAYILHRTDADSVVQFPSQKGSSPTNSSSKQIIESYFATVPRNYESALYKKYNLDFELFGYNKPKRIS